Part of the Betaproteobacteria bacterium genome, TGAACTGATTGCCGCGGGCAAGCTCATTCTCGGCGGCGCATTTCCCGCCATCGACAGTATCGACCCCGGCCCGGCGGGCATGACCGGCAGCCTGATCGTCGCAGAATTCAATTCGCTGGAAGAAGCCAAGGCCTGGATCAATGCCGATCCCTACGTTACCGAAGGCGTTTTCGCCAAGGTCACGGTGAAGCCCTTTCGCAGGGTTTTCCCGAAGTAATGAATATGAATATAGAGGAACTCATTCGCGAGCGGTTGTCCCGTCTGGCTCCCGATGCGCTGGAAGTGTTCGACGACAGTCACGAACATGCCGGTCATGCGGGTGCAAAGGACGGCGGCGGCCATTTCCAGCTCGTCATCGTTTCGCGCGAATTCACCGGCAAACCGGCGGTAGCCCGGCATCGGCTGGTTTACGAGGCACTCTCCGACCTGATGCCGAAACAAATCCATGCGCTGGCCATCCGCGCCTATGCGCCCGAAGAATTGGGAACTTCAGCCAAGGGTTGAACGCTGAAGCCGATAACAAGCACAAACACCCAGCCCAGAGTTCAACTCCCGTCACCAAAGGAACTGCAATGCAATCGGTCAAACATCATGTCCTGCTCGCGCTGCTGGCAGCCTGCTTTGCCACAGCCACCGCAGGATACGCCGCAGACAACAAGCCGGAGAGCAAGCCGAAGAATACGGCCGACGCCAAACCCGAAGCCAAATCGGAAACCAAACAGAAGAACGTCGCCATCGTGAATGGCGTTGGCATTCCGCAGGCACGGCTGGATTTCGTCGCCAAATCGCAGCTGGCGCAATCACAAGGACAGCAGGGCCAGCCGGGGCAACAGCCTTTGCAGGACTCGC contains:
- a CDS encoding YciI family protein, yielding MLYAIVGEDIPSSQAKRTTSRPAHLKRVDELIAAGKLILGGAFPAIDSIDPGPAGMTGSLIVAEFNSLEEAKAWINADPYVTEGVFAKVTVKPFRRVFPK
- a CDS encoding BolA family transcriptional regulator; amino-acid sequence: MNIEELIRERLSRLAPDALEVFDDSHEHAGHAGAKDGGGHFQLVIVSREFTGKPAVARHRLVYEALSDLMPKQIHALAIRAYAPEELGTSAKG